GCTCAACTTCAGCAGGTACTCATTCCCATCCACCAGTCTTGCCCCGTACCGCCCCTGCGTCACATGCCCGTGACTCCGGTGCCGCAAGTTGTAGTACACGCCATACCCGGTCAAGACCCCCTGCATGAACTGCCCCAAGTTCCCTCGCGGCGTCTCCAGCACCAGGTGGAAATGGTTTCTCATCAAACAGAACAGGTATACCCGCACACCATGCCGCTCCCCCGCCTCCTCGATCCGGCCCAGCAGGTACCACCGGTCCTTGTCATCCTTGAACAACACCGATCCGCCATTTGACCGTACCGTCACATGGTAGATCGCCCCACGATACTCCACTCGAAGTTTCCTCGCCATTTCCCTACCCTACTCCACCCACACGTCCCGGACAAGCGTATTCTTTATTCTAAGGGCTGACCCTCGCGTTCCCCCTATCGGGTATAATTTTGTAAATTATATCATTGATATACCCGATAGGGGGTATTATATTTCCTGTTGTGTAAATTATACCCAAAAGGGGGCAATATGACTGAGCCGTTGATTCTATTCATCAAGGAGCGTCGCCGAGCGATGGGACTGACGCAGAAGGATTTGGCTGACCGGGCTGGCGTTGGCCTACGCTTTATCCGCGAACTGGAGCAGGGCAAGACCTCGCTCCGGCTTGATAAGGTGAATCAGGTGCTGGCACTGTTTGGGCATCGAATGGAACCGAACGCTTTCCGCATGGAGGTGGATGATGAGGAAAGCTGAAATCCACATGCAGGGCCGTTTGACAGGAGTACTGGAGGAGAGGGATCGCGACTATACGTTTACGTATGATGCGGCCTATCTAGCGGATCCCCATGCCGTTGCCATCAGCCTGACGTTACCCCTTCAAACTGGAAGCTTCAAAGACAAACGACTCTTCCCCTTCTTTGATGGTCTGATTCCCGAGGGGTGGCTGCTGGATATAGCCGAACATACCTGGAAGCTCGATCCACGCGACCGAATGGGATTATTGCTGGCTTGTTGCCGCGACTGCATCGGGGCGGTGTCAGTCATTCCCCTGGAGGACAGAAAATGAATAGCACAAACTGCCAGATCTGTCTCGAACCGTTGGGGGACGGCGTCATGCAATATCATGAAACCTGTTGCCGGAAGCTCTTCGGTGCACCCCACCCACCCCAACTTCCCTACACTTGGGAACAACTGAATGGACTGGCCGAAAAAATCGTGCGCCAGCATGTCACGGTTCCCGGCGTTCAACCCAAGCTTTCCTTGCATCTTGAAAGAGGAGAGCGCCCGCAAAATTCCAGATTTACGTTGGTTGGCCTGGAGGGAGGCTATATCCTCAAGCCACCGGTGACCCGCTTTCCTGAGATGCCGGAACTGGAGCATCTGACGATGCGTATCGCCAAGTGCTTCGGCCTCTCAACAGCCGAATGCGGATTAATCCCGCTGGAAGATAAGCGGCTCGCTTTCGTCACCAAACGCATGGACCGCGATGGCGAGACAAAACTCCATATGGAGGACATGTGCCAACTGACCGACCGGCTGACCGAACAGAAATACCGGGGCTCTCTGGAGCAGGTGGGCAAGGTGATCCTGCGGCACTGTAGCAACCCTTTATTTGACGCCCTGCGGCTGTTCGAAGTGACGCTTTTCTGCTTCCTCACCGGCAACTCGGATATGCATCTAAAGAACTTTTCGTTGCTATACAGACTCGGTGGCGCAATCGCATTGTCGCCCGCCTATGACCTGCTCCCGACGGTCCTGCTGCTGCCGGAGGATACCGAAGAGACCGCACTGACACTGAATGGTCGAAAGAGTCGATTGACGCGGGAGGATTTCATGCGATTTGCCATTTCCATGAAACTCACGAATAAACAGATCGAGAACGTTTATGAGCGCTTCTCCAAAAACCTCTCCACCGCCCTTCGGATAATGGCGAAGGGTTTC
This DNA window, taken from bacterium, encodes the following:
- a CDS encoding helix-turn-helix transcriptional regulator, with protein sequence MTEPLILFIKERRRAMGLTQKDLADRAGVGLRFIRELEQGKTSLRLDKVNQVLALFGHRMEPNAFRMEVDDEES
- a CDS encoding HipA N-terminal domain-containing protein — encoded protein: MRKAEIHMQGRLTGVLEERDRDYTFTYDAAYLADPHAVAISLTLPLQTGSFKDKRLFPFFDGLIPEGWLLDIAEHTWKLDPRDRMGLLLACCRDCIGAVSVIPLEDRK
- a CDS encoding HipA domain-containing protein, with translation MNSTNCQICLEPLGDGVMQYHETCCRKLFGAPHPPQLPYTWEQLNGLAEKIVRQHVTVPGVQPKLSLHLERGERPQNSRFTLVGLEGGYILKPPVTRFPEMPELEHLTMRIAKCFGLSTAECGLIPLEDKRLAFVTKRMDRDGETKLHMEDMCQLTDRLTEQKYRGSLEQVGKVILRHCSNPLFDALRLFEVTLFCFLTGNSDMHLKNFSLLYRLGGAIALSPAYDLLPTVLLLPEDTEETALTLNGRKSRLTREDFMRFAISMKLTNKQIENVYERFSKNLSTALRIMAKGFCSPDMKDRFKTLLQERASRINL